A stretch of the Thalassotalea euphylliae genome encodes the following:
- a CDS encoding pilus assembly FimT family protein: MEFSSIDMTNYNSCQLRSRGYTLIELLVVIAIVASLIGLVGPLTIDSVAKYQSRVQVTEVKSLFSKYSTLAFLRGEQVRLVINGNSISRVYANEEQDVFTFEHIQFSPIEIYFSPSGIPNVNELDLQVRENIISINLLEVLYES, encoded by the coding sequence TTGGAATTTAGTTCTATAGATATGACTAATTACAACTCATGTCAGCTAAGGAGTCGGGGTTATACTCTTATTGAACTGCTGGTAGTTATCGCTATAGTCGCTTCTTTAATAGGTTTAGTGGGTCCGCTAACTATCGATAGTGTAGCGAAATACCAGTCAAGAGTTCAGGTAACTGAAGTAAAGTCTCTCTTCTCGAAATACAGTACTTTAGCTTTCTTACGTGGTGAACAAGTTCGATTAGTTATCAATGGAAATTCTATTTCTAGAGTTTATGCGAACGAAGAGCAGGATGTGTTTACCTTCGAGCATATTCAATTTTCTCCCATCGAAATTTATTTTTCTCCATCTGGCATTCCAAATGTTAACGAACTTGATCTGCAAGTGAGAGAGAACATAATAAGTATCAATCTGTTAGAAGTGCTTTATGAATCGTAG
- a CDS encoding type IV pilus modification PilV family protein, with protein sequence MNRSKGFTLLEVLVAGVILFSVVATVALIYKNAMHSLQLSEKHLAISTAVPFLLDEIKDEIRNQSQGSDSLAGEGSNIKAKFYWEASVVKSGRPNRSALNENGDNVKQKFKLWQVSLTMSYNTYVKKYQFQELSWESD encoded by the coding sequence ATGAATCGTAGTAAAGGGTTTACATTGCTTGAGGTGCTTGTAGCAGGAGTTATTTTGTTTTCTGTGGTTGCTACTGTTGCATTGATATATAAGAACGCTATGCATTCTCTGCAGTTATCCGAAAAGCATTTAGCTATATCAACGGCTGTCCCGTTCCTGTTGGATGAAATCAAAGATGAAATAAGAAATCAATCGCAAGGCAGTGACTCGCTTGCTGGTGAGGGAAGTAATATTAAAGCAAAGTTTTACTGGGAAGCTAGTGTTGTTAAGTCGGGAAGGCCGAACCGAAGCGCATTAAATGAAAATGGCGATAACGTAAAACAAAAATTTAAATTATGGCAAGTGTCGTTGACAATGTCTTATAACACGTACGTTAAAAAATATCAGTTTCAGGAGCTTTCATGGGAAAGCGACTAG
- a CDS encoding PilW family protein — protein sequence MGKRLAQGFTLIELMVAMSLLSFIIFVGSLSYSTYISGWTKIKGKIDSNISQAKHLILLRQAVASTTSYIVKNAESDIAIFFKGKAVGFESMTSSPIFDYGYPAFYQIVYEQDESGNNRLVYKERSSRINHSSSDFGKHSYENSLNIISGISDFKVSYFGWSENKYKYQEFDSDKVRRQWFDEYDAMSSKIMPEAISMQFKDAKGESYTLFFGLLEGSDKLISRAQGNAIDV from the coding sequence ATGGGAAAGCGACTAGCCCAAGGTTTTACCTTAATAGAGTTGATGGTGGCAATGTCGTTACTATCATTTATTATTTTTGTCGGTTCGTTAAGTTACTCAACGTACATTTCTGGCTGGACAAAAATAAAAGGGAAAATTGACAGTAATATTTCCCAAGCAAAGCACTTAATTTTACTTCGCCAAGCAGTTGCTTCAACTACTAGTTACATTGTTAAGAATGCTGAAAGTGATATAGCGATATTTTTCAAGGGAAAAGCCGTCGGTTTCGAGTCAATGACATCATCGCCAATATTTGATTATGGCTACCCCGCTTTTTATCAAATTGTTTATGAGCAAGATGAAAGTGGAAATAATCGCCTAGTTTATAAAGAGAGATCTTCTCGGATAAACCACAGTAGTTCGGACTTCGGTAAACATAGCTATGAAAATTCACTCAATATCATAAGTGGTATATCAGATTTTAAAGTGAGTTATTTTGGTTGGTCAGAGAATAAATATAAGTATCAGGAGTTTGATAGTGATAAAGTGCGTCGACAGTGGTTTGATGAATACGACGCTATGTCTTCGAAAATAATGCCTGAAGCCATCTCTATGCAGTTTAAAGATGCTAAAGGAGAGTCATACACTTTATTTTTTGGCTTGTTAGAAGGAAGTGATAAGCTTATTTCGAGAGCGCAAGGCAATGCTATTGACGTTTAA
- a CDS encoding type II secretion system protein GspK codes for MTFNYKRNSGVALIQVLLISAVLSLLAIQLNKSAKINTHLTQGFNDKTSALIHLKTVETQLLYEMLLANDRKVDKTGANFFGQPFHFDDSTVVSIQDTSGLHNVHFPSKAIIERWLSSIGQDEARADYIVRRLKDFQDSDNEVFGGGKEQDYYQVVEEQIQNIELSTEKHLSALLKGVGYTEAQVEELVSISTAHSFTASNPYHAPNKLIDMMYDANISQQIKELRDSGSYTRQSFINLTGIDEGEGISFSTSPYLDINITVSYGSAKMRKRLVVELIPFFKEEQGALSFLFVKLS; via the coding sequence TTGACGTTTAACTATAAGAGAAATTCCGGAGTTGCTTTAATTCAGGTATTGCTGATCAGCGCTGTGTTATCTCTATTAGCGATTCAGCTGAATAAAAGTGCCAAAATAAATACTCACTTAACACAAGGCTTTAATGATAAAACAAGTGCGCTAATTCATTTAAAAACTGTAGAGACGCAATTGTTATATGAAATGCTATTGGCAAATGATCGCAAAGTCGATAAAACAGGAGCCAATTTTTTTGGGCAACCTTTTCATTTTGACGATAGTACAGTAGTTTCAATTCAGGATACATCGGGTTTACATAACGTACACTTTCCGAGTAAGGCAATTATTGAACGTTGGCTATCTTCTATTGGGCAAGATGAAGCGAGGGCAGACTATATTGTAAGGCGACTAAAAGACTTTCAAGACAGTGATAATGAGGTTTTCGGTGGGGGTAAAGAACAAGACTACTATCAAGTAGTTGAGGAACAAATACAAAATATTGAACTTTCAACTGAAAAACACTTATCGGCCTTGCTTAAGGGTGTTGGGTATACTGAAGCGCAAGTTGAAGAGTTAGTTTCAATTTCGACAGCACACTCATTTACGGCATCAAATCCATACCATGCACCAAACAAATTGATTGATATGATGTATGATGCAAATATAAGTCAACAGATTAAAGAACTAAGAGATAGTGGATCTTATACTCGTCAAAGCTTTATTAATTTAACAGGAATAGATGAGGGTGAAGGCATTAGTTTTAGCACTAGTCCTTATTTAGATATTAATATTACGGTTTCGTACGGCTCTGCAAAGATGCGTAAAAGATTAGTTGTAGAATTAATACCTTTTTTTAAAGAAGAGCAAGGAGCTTTATCTTTCTTATTTGTAAAGCTCAGCTAA
- a CDS encoding secretin N-terminal domain-containing protein, whose protein sequence is MKIKLNKLSVCLPSVLFLASCQLTGANQEIENTKVISDSFLRAKDDGRLAEAQVQNETPVGDSRVSSFTKLESIDVKRSELGVAEDFKAKLDNTSKNIKIAADGLNLSAFIHHLFGELLSIDYVLDDKAAADSYTVSLNLKEGMTALAAFELAEDLLEQREYTLVNKNNVLYVIAKDTAGQSKSFSYGIGKEAGDLPSSGQDVFQVVPLLYSSASSYSLILRSISNAQFSQSRTGNLLFLSGKREDVAKALEFVRLIDQPNALAQHIGVINLVFNDAEDFATQLKTVMEGEGISVGINDQQNSSVVLVPLVSKGMIIAFAKSDVIAKRVDFWTKQLDVASNKGEVGYFIYHPRYARAADLGESLSAIVDVSGGSSNRESNNSAANPNKASQPTSKRRTSVNSNSNITVAVDERSNTLIINGTGVEYQKLLPIIKSLDILPKQVFLEMTLAEVTLRDDFKKGVEFAYGETSGNNTFSLGTDGALGLDAVGGFSYSFVGQNGNIRTALSQDNSLVNILSRPSLVVRDGVTASITVGTDIPVVGSTTTDPIGGERETTSIDYRKTGIELEVTPTVNAQGVVIMNINQKISNTVDGGAVVNGSPSIFERSVTTEVVANSGQTIVLGGLISENNTVSESKVPFFGDIPLIGHLFRVDTDLTDKTELVILVTPQIIQREEEWGHLKSKFFNALDSLKFESDTSRQ, encoded by the coding sequence ATGAAAATTAAATTAAACAAGCTATCAGTATGTTTACCTTCAGTATTGTTTTTAGCTAGTTGCCAATTAACCGGTGCTAACCAAGAAATAGAAAATACGAAAGTAATCAGTGATTCTTTTTTACGTGCCAAAGACGATGGCAGATTGGCTGAAGCTCAAGTGCAAAATGAAACGCCAGTTGGAGATAGCCGCGTATCGAGCTTCACAAAACTTGAAAGTATTGATGTAAAACGTTCTGAACTTGGCGTGGCAGAAGACTTTAAAGCTAAATTAGACAATACAAGCAAGAATATCAAGATAGCGGCAGACGGCCTAAATTTAAGTGCCTTTATTCATCACTTATTTGGCGAGCTACTGTCAATTGATTATGTATTAGATGATAAAGCGGCTGCGGATAGCTACACGGTATCATTAAACTTAAAAGAAGGTATGACGGCATTGGCTGCATTTGAGTTGGCTGAAGACTTACTCGAGCAACGCGAATATACGCTGGTTAACAAAAATAACGTGCTTTATGTTATCGCCAAGGATACAGCTGGCCAGTCAAAGAGTTTTTCATATGGTATAGGTAAAGAAGCTGGTGATTTACCTAGCTCTGGCCAAGATGTTTTTCAAGTAGTACCACTGTTGTACTCATCGGCATCAAGTTACTCGCTAATACTGCGAAGTATTTCAAATGCCCAGTTTTCTCAATCGAGAACCGGTAACCTACTCTTTTTAAGTGGTAAGCGAGAAGATGTTGCAAAAGCGTTAGAGTTTGTTCGATTAATTGACCAACCTAATGCATTAGCTCAGCATATAGGTGTGATCAATCTTGTGTTTAATGACGCAGAAGATTTTGCAACCCAATTAAAAACCGTAATGGAAGGCGAGGGCATCAGCGTTGGTATCAATGACCAGCAAAATAGCTCGGTTGTATTAGTACCTTTGGTCAGTAAAGGGATGATCATCGCGTTTGCAAAGTCAGACGTTATTGCTAAGCGAGTGGATTTCTGGACAAAACAATTAGATGTTGCCAGTAATAAAGGCGAAGTTGGATATTTTATTTATCATCCACGTTACGCTAGAGCGGCCGACTTAGGTGAGAGTTTATCTGCGATTGTCGATGTTTCTGGTGGTAGCTCAAACAGAGAGTCAAATAATTCAGCGGCAAATCCAAATAAAGCGTCACAGCCAACCAGCAAACGAAGAACTTCGGTTAATTCGAACTCTAACATAACAGTAGCAGTTGATGAACGCAGTAATACGCTGATTATTAATGGTACTGGCGTCGAGTATCAAAAGTTATTACCAATAATTAAATCACTTGATATTTTACCAAAGCAGGTTTTTCTGGAAATGACCTTAGCAGAAGTTACCTTGCGTGATGACTTTAAAAAGGGCGTTGAGTTTGCATACGGTGAAACCAGCGGCAACAATACCTTTTCACTGGGGACTGATGGAGCACTTGGTTTAGATGCGGTAGGCGGTTTTTCTTATTCGTTTGTCGGTCAAAATGGTAATATCCGCACCGCGCTATCTCAAGACAATAGTTTAGTAAATATCTTATCTCGTCCGTCACTCGTGGTAAGAGATGGGGTGACTGCTAGTATCACTGTGGGTACAGATATTCCTGTTGTAGGCTCTACGACAACCGACCCTATCGGTGGTGAGCGTGAAACTACCTCAATTGATTATCGTAAAACGGGTATTGAACTGGAAGTCACACCGACGGTGAACGCGCAAGGTGTAGTGATCATGAATATCAATCAAAAAATCAGCAATACGGTAGATGGGGGCGCTGTGGTAAATGGTTCGCCGTCCATTTTTGAACGCTCGGTAACCACAGAAGTTGTTGCTAACAGCGGCCAAACAATTGTGCTCGGTGGCCTAATTAGTGAGAACAATACGGTATCTGAATCTAAGGTTCCGTTTTTTGGTGATATTCCATTGATAGGGCACTTATTTAGAGTGGACACCGATTTAACGGATAAAACAGAGCTGGTGATATTGGTAACGCCACAAATTATTCAACGTGAAGAAGAATGGGGGCATCTGAAAAGCAAGTTTTTCAATGCGCTTGACAGTCTTAAATTTGAAAGCGATACTTCACGCCAATAA